The genome window TATCTCTCTTATAAAAGAACGTGGAACGTTTTTCATACGATTAGCGTATATATTTTCCATTTTTTATCTCCTCCTGAGAAATTTTTATAGCCTTTAGAAATCTTAAAACTTAATTTAGCGCTCCTTCGCCAAACATTAAGGGGTAAACCCCTTAAGATCCCCAAATTCGCGTAACATCATTTGCCCAGCAAATGAGAATATGGAAATTGTTTCTAAGGCATTATATAGAACCATTTTGCACAAAGGTCCAAAAAAACATGGTTTGCACACTGCAGCAAACAGGGCTCCGCCCTTCAATCCTTTTAAAATCAAAATCTTATATTTCTGAAGTGTCTGAAAGTTTTGTTAGTTTTCTTTAACAGGGAACAAATTATCTACAAACAAGCCATATTCCACACTGTCTAACAATGCTTTCCAACTGGCTTGAATTATGTTAGTTGAAACACCCACAGTAGTCCAAGTTTTATCGGTGTCTGAAGTTTCTATTAAGACCCGCACCTTTGCAGCGGTTCCAGAAGCACTGTCCAGCACCCTTACTTTGTAATCTATCAATTTCATGTTTTTTAGGGAAGGAAAAAAGTCTTCTAAAGCCTTTCGCAATGCCATATCTAACGCATTCACAGGTCCGTCGCCTTCAGCAACAGCATGGACAGTTTCATCATTTATTTTTAATTTGACAATGGCTTCGGTTCCCGTGCCTTTACCAAAATTGTAATGAAGAATGTTGAAATTCTCCACTTGAAAATTTGGGGCGTAGTCAAAAAATTCTCTTAATACTAAGAGTTTCAAAGAAGCATCTGCACCTTCAAATTGATATCCATCATGCTCATATTCCTTGATCTTCAATGTTAACTTTTTGAACTGTTCTTCAGAAAATTGTGTAATATCAAAGCCCAATTCTTCCAACTTTGATTTCAAATTGCTTTTTCCTGATAACTCAGAAACTAATATCCTTCTAGTGTTTCCAACCCATTCCGGAGATATGTGTTCGTAAGTGAGAGGATTTTTAAGAATGGCGCTAACATGGACGCCACCTTTATGTGTGAATGCGCTTCTTCCCACGTAAGGGATCCTGTTGTCAGGAGTTAAGTTAGCAACTTCAAATACGTAATTATAAAGTGAAGTTGTTTTTTCTACATTTATTTTCGGTAATCTAAATCCGTATTTAAACTTCAAATTAGGTATTATAATACAAAGGTCTGCATTACCACATCTTTCCCCTAAGCCTCCAACCGTTCCTTGTATTTGTTCAACTCCTTCTTGTAAGGCTGTAAGAGAATTTGCTACAGCTAGACCGGAATCGTTGTGGGCATGAATGCCCAAAGGTATTTTTATTCTTTCTTTTACCACTTCTATTGCCTCTTTTATCTTTGAAGGGGTTTGCCCCCCATTTGTGTCACATAAAACAACAATTGAAGCACCGGAGTTTTGTGCAACTTCCAAGGTTTTAAGGGCATATTGTTGATTATGGTTAAAACCATCAAAAAAGTGTTCAGCATCAAAAAAGACTTCTATACCTTTTCTTTTTAAGAAGGTTATCGTATCTTCTATGAGTTTCAGGTTGTCATCAAGAGAAATGCCCAAGGCTTGAGATACATGGAAGTCCCAGCTTTTTGCAAATATAGTAACGATTTTTGCCCCAGAAGAAACTAATTTTAAAATATTCGGATCATCTTCTGCTTTTATTCCGTATCTTTTTGTAGAGCTAAATGCAACTATTTCACTGTTTTTGAATGACATATTTTGAACCTTTTTAAAGAACTCTTCATCTTTAGGATTGGATCCCGGCCAACCACCTTCAATGTAGTCTATTCCGTATTCATCTAATTTTTTGGCTATCTTTAATTTATCTTCCACAGTTAAAGAAACATTCTCACCTTGGGTTCCATCTCTTAAAGTGGTATCAAACAATTTAGGTTCTTTCAATTCGGTTCACCCTCTTTTTAAGATTTTAACAATTTCGTCTCCTACTTCACTGGTGCTTAAATTTCCTCCCATGTCTTGAGAAAGTAAGTTTTCTTGGATAGAGATCTTAATTGAATCTTCAATCTTTTCAGCTAAATCTTTTCTTCCGAAATATTCTAACATCATAGCTGCAGCTAAAATAGCAGCTATAGGATTGGCAATACCTTTACCAGCAATATCGGGAGCTGAACCATGAACGGGTTCAAACATAGAAACACTGTTAGGATTAATATTTCCTGAGGCAGCTAACCCCATGCCTCCCTGAAGTTCTGCACCCAAATCTGTGATGATGTCTCCAAACATATTGCAGGTTACTATCACATCAAAAATTTCGGGATTTCGTACCATTTTCATCGTTATAGCATCCACGTAATAATGATCAGTCTGAACTTCTGGATATTCTTTCTTTAACTCTTCAAACACCCTTAACCATAAGCCGTGAGAATAAGTTAGTACGTTACTTTTATCACAGAGTGTTAGTTTCCCCTTGAGATTTTTTGCATACTCGAATGCGTAACGGATGATGCGCTCTACACCTTTTCTAGTTGAAATCATCTCTTGTATCGCTACTTCGTCTTGAGTATCTTTTTTTAAAATTCCACCAATACCTGCATAAAGTCCTTCTGTATTTTCTCTTATTACTGTAAAATTGATCTCATTAACGCCCTTCTTCTTCAAAGGAGAAAACCTGTCGTTTAGTAGTTTTATTGGCCTTAAATTGACGTATTGATCAAAATGAAATCGTAATTTTAATAGTATCCCATGTTCTAATATACCTGATGGTACTCTTGGATCTCCCACTGCACCCAAATATATGGCATCGAAGGTTTCTAATTGTTTCAATAGAGAATCTGGAATTAATTCTCCAGATTTTAGATAGCGTTCGGCTCCAACCTCGAACTCTTCAAATTTAAGATTCAAATTATACTTTTCTCCCATAAAATTTAATATTTTAAGACCTTCGTTGATTACTTCCTTCCCAATTCCATCCCCTGGTAGAACAGCTATCGACGGCATCTATTGAGCGACCTCCTTTTTGATCTTCTCTATCAATCCTCCGGAAGATATTATTTCTTGAAGAAATTTGGGGTATTTCTCTGAATAGTATTCTTTATTGTTTTTTAGATCTTTGATGATTCCATTGTCTAAATCTATCTCTATTTCCGAACCATCTTCTATATTATGGGAAGCTTCTTTAGAAATAAGTATAGGTAATCCAATATTGATAGCGTTTCGATAAAAAATCCTTGCAAAGCTTTCTGCTATGACACAAGAAACACCTGCCGCCTTAATCGATAATGGAGCATGCTCACGAGAGCTTCCAGAACCAAAGTTCCTTCCGGCTACTATAATGTCTCCTTTTTTAACTTTTTTTACGAAATCTTTATCTATATCTTCCATACAATGTTGTGCCAATATTTCTGGTTCAGGGTTGTTTAGATATCTAGCTGGTATAATAACATCGGTATCAACGTTGTCACCGTATTTGAAAACTCTCCCTCTGAATTTCACCTTATAACCTCCTCAGGATGGGTAATGTATCCACTAACAGCAGAAGCTGCCGCCACCGCAGGATTGGATAAATAAACTTCACTTTCTGGATGCCCCATCCTTCCAACAAAATTCCTGTTAGTTGTAGAGATTGCTCTTTCACCTTTTGCCAAAACTCCCATATGGCCACCAAGGCAAGGTCCGCACGTTGGTGTACTTACGGCGGCTCCCGCTTCGATGAATATTTCAATTAAGCCTTCTTTTAGTGCCTGCATGTATATATCTTGGGTGCCAGGAAAAATAATACATCTTACATCAGGGTTGATTTTATGTCCCTTAAGCACGTGAGCAGCAATTCTTAAATCTTCTATTCTTCCGTTAGTGCAAGAACCAATTACAGATTGATCTATTTTTATCCCCTTTGCTTCATTAACAGGTTTGGTGTTTTCTGGCAAATGTGGGAAAGCCACCTGTGGTTCAATACTTGATACATCATATTCGATAACTTCTTCATAAGAAGCATCGGGATCGCTACTTACCGGTGTATATTCTCTTACTACCCTTTCTTTTAAGTACTCTTTGGTTTTTTCATCGTATTCAAATAATCCACATTTTGCCCCTGCTTCTATCGCCATGTTTGCCATAGTCATTCTCGAATCCATAGAAAGATCTTTGATCGTTTCTCCAGTAAACTCAATAGATTTATACAGGGCTCCGTCTACTCCTATATCTCCTATCGTGTAAAGTATCAGATCCTTCCCACTGACCCATGGGTTTAACTTCCCCTTGTATACAATCTTTATACTTTCTGGGACACGAAACCATAAGTAACCGGTAGCCATTGCGGCAGCCATGTCGGTGCTTCCAACACCTGTACCTAAACAGTTAAGTGCCCCATAGGTACACGTATGTGAATCTGCTCCTACAACGATTTCACCTGGTAAGGCTAGTCCTTTTTCAGGTATTAGACAGTGTTCTATTCCCATCTTACCTATCTCAAAATAATTAAGAATATTCATCTCTTTTGCAAAATTTCTTATAAATAAAGCATTTTGCGCAGATTTTATATCTTTATTTGGGGTAAAATGATCTGGAACTATTGCAACCCTTTCATTATCAAATACTTTAGATAAACCTATTTTTCTAAATTCTTTGATGGCAACAGGAGTTGTTACATCGTTCCCAAGCACTAAATCTACTCTTGCATTAACAATCTCTCCAGGTTTAACTTCACTTTTATTTGAATGAGACGCAAGAATCTTCTCTACAATAGTCATTTCTTTACTTCCTCGCTTTATTATTTTATTTTTTTGCTGTTTGGAGTTTTTTAGTCATGTATTTATTCAACGCATTTAGATAGGCCAAAGTACTTGCTTGGGTAATATCTGTTTCAACAGAATGCCCAACGTATACATCTTCTCCAATTTTGAGTTTAACGGTTGTTTCTCCTAAGGCGTCGGTCCCCTCTGTAACGCCTTCTATCTTATACGAAATCAAAGTGATATTTTCTTCTTCAGCGATTTCGTTTATGGCTTTAAATATGGCATCTATTGGTCCGTCTCCACTGCAAGCCGCTTTTTCTATCAAATCTTCTCCTCTTGCTATTTTTATAGTCGCTGTCGGTAGTGTAGTGTTTCCAGTAGTAACGGATAAATATTTGAGTTTGAAATAATCCTCCGTTTTATATAGTTCGTCGTTTATCAATGCTTCAACATCAAGCGGATTTAAATTCTTTTTTTTACTGGCTAGATCTTTGAATTTAATGAATAACTTTTCAAAGGTTTGTTCATCCACGGTGTAACCAGATGATATTAAGAACTCCTTTAAGGCATGTCTTCCCGAATGTTTCCCTAATATTAGTTTATTTGAA of Petrotoga miotherma DSM 10691 contains these proteins:
- the cimA gene encoding citramalate synthase, coding for MKEPKLFDTTLRDGTQGENVSLTVEDKLKIAKKLDEYGIDYIEGGWPGSNPKDEEFFKKVQNMSFKNSEIVAFSSTKRYGIKAEDDPNILKLVSSGAKIVTIFAKSWDFHVSQALGISLDDNLKLIEDTITFLKRKGIEVFFDAEHFFDGFNHNQQYALKTLEVAQNSGASIVVLCDTNGGQTPSKIKEAIEVVKERIKIPLGIHAHNDSGLAVANSLTALQEGVEQIQGTVGGLGERCGNADLCIIIPNLKFKYGFRLPKINVEKTTSLYNYVFEVANLTPDNRIPYVGRSAFTHKGGVHVSAILKNPLTYEHISPEWVGNTRRILVSELSGKSNLKSKLEELGFDITQFSEEQFKKLTLKIKEYEHDGYQFEGADASLKLLVLREFFDYAPNFQVENFNILHYNFGKGTGTEAIVKLKINDETVHAVAEGDGPVNALDMALRKALEDFFPSLKNMKLIDYKVRVLDSASGTAAKVRVLIETSDTDKTWTTVGVSTNIIQASWKALLDSVEYGLFVDNLFPVKEN
- a CDS encoding 3-isopropylmalate dehydrogenase, whose amino-acid sequence is MPSIAVLPGDGIGKEVINEGLKILNFMGEKYNLNLKFEEFEVGAERYLKSGELIPDSLLKQLETFDAIYLGAVGDPRVPSGILEHGILLKLRFHFDQYVNLRPIKLLNDRFSPLKKKGVNEINFTVIRENTEGLYAGIGGILKKDTQDEVAIQEMISTRKGVERIIRYAFEYAKNLKGKLTLCDKSNVLTYSHGLWLRVFEELKKEYPEVQTDHYYVDAITMKMVRNPEIFDVIVTCNMFGDIITDLGAELQGGMGLAASGNINPNSVSMFEPVHGSAPDIAGKGIANPIAAILAAAMMLEYFGRKDLAEKIEDSIKISIQENLLSQDMGGNLSTSEVGDEIVKILKRG
- the leuD gene encoding 3-isopropylmalate dehydratase small subunit, coding for MKFRGRVFKYGDNVDTDVIIPARYLNNPEPEILAQHCMEDIDKDFVKKVKKGDIIVAGRNFGSGSSREHAPLSIKAAGVSCVIAESFARIFYRNAINIGLPILISKEASHNIEDGSEIEIDLDNGIIKDLKNNKEYYSEKYPKFLQEIISSGGLIEKIKKEVAQ
- the leuC gene encoding 3-isopropylmalate dehydratase large subunit — encoded protein: MTIVEKILASHSNKSEVKPGEIVNARVDLVLGNDVTTPVAIKEFRKIGLSKVFDNERVAIVPDHFTPNKDIKSAQNALFIRNFAKEMNILNYFEIGKMGIEHCLIPEKGLALPGEIVVGADSHTCTYGALNCLGTGVGSTDMAAAMATGYLWFRVPESIKIVYKGKLNPWVSGKDLILYTIGDIGVDGALYKSIEFTGETIKDLSMDSRMTMANMAIEAGAKCGLFEYDEKTKEYLKERVVREYTPVSSDPDASYEEVIEYDVSSIEPQVAFPHLPENTKPVNEAKGIKIDQSVIGSCTNGRIEDLRIAAHVLKGHKINPDVRCIIFPGTQDIYMQALKEGLIEIFIEAGAAVSTPTCGPCLGGHMGVLAKGERAISTTNRNFVGRMGHPESEVYLSNPAVAAASAVSGYITHPEEVIR